One Phyllopteryx taeniolatus isolate TA_2022b chromosome 12, UOR_Ptae_1.2, whole genome shotgun sequence genomic window, TCAGAGACTCATCCTCTCTTATCTAAAAAGAAAACGAAGAAAACATTTGATTAGCGCTGCTCGCGCACATGCTTACACGCCAGCTCTGAGGAGGCTGGGTCGAAGCTAGAGAGAGTACCTGAGAATGGAATGGAATCTCGGAAGAATGGAAAGTGAACTGAGACACATCAACCCAGACCTGCTGCAGCCCAGCAAGAGCTTCAAGAAGCCCACGTCAGGCACTATCACAATCAACGTTGGGGGCTTCCTGTACACTGCTCACCGGACCACCCTTGCTAAGCACCAGGGTACCTTTCTGGAAGAGCTAGCCAATGGTAAGAAACCCGTCCAGCACATGGATTCAATGGGAAACCCATTCATCGACAGAGATGGTCCAGTTTTCCGACATGTGCTCAACTACCTTCGAACTGGAGAGCTCCAGCTACCTGACGACTTCCGGGAGGCGGGGCTCCTCCGAAAAGAGGCCGATTTTTACCGTCTGGTTGAACTTGTAGAAGCGGTGGCTGAGTGGGAAAGTCATAGGGCTGCCCAGCGGGAGCCTGCATTTTTGGAGATGACAGATAGCCATGAGAGGTCACAAGGTCTCAAGGTGTATTGCAGTGACGCCACCTTCATCGATAAAATCAAAGGCCGCCTGGTGCAGATCTCCAAGAGTCGTCTGGATGGCTTTCCAGAAGAATTTGAGGTGTCATCCAATGTGATCCAGTTCAGACATTTCATCAAGTCGGAGCCTGGCTCGCGACTTGTGCTGAAGGAGGACAGCACATTCTTGTGCAC contains:
- the kctd4 gene encoding BTB/POZ domain-containing protein KCTD4; the protein is MEWNLGRMESELRHINPDLLQPSKSFKKPTSGTITINVGGFLYTAHRTTLAKHQGTFLEELANGKKPVQHMDSMGNPFIDRDGPVFRHVLNYLRTGELQLPDDFREAGLLRKEADFYRLVELVEAVAEWESHRAAQREPAFLEMTDSHERSQGLKVYCSDATFIDKIKGRLVQISKSRLDGFPEEFEVSSNVIQFRHFIKSEPGSRLVLKEDSTFLCTLDCLKLETVMLALRSGFRLVTSLDSSKGSIVAVEALHFVK